The following coding sequences lie in one Phyllopteryx taeniolatus isolate TA_2022b chromosome 4, UOR_Ptae_1.2, whole genome shotgun sequence genomic window:
- the ftr84 gene encoding tripartite motif-containing protein 16 isoform X1 has protein sequence MAESSFPLPPDTLCPLCVDPQRDPVTIPCGDTYCLECIKIYWDQFDHMGVYSCPQCRATFTPRPVLRRNLPDVYHEPRHQLPELTPFPYMHRESFCDFCVGRRNKAVKSCLMCLAYYCETHVKPHYESSTFKRHKLVDETGHLDRKICPQHEKGLELFCRSDQMCICVLCTVREHRSHNITSAEEERIEKQKVLVVTQSEVQHIIQERMKELQELKHNVDVLKSCAQRAQAESNKTFHEMLQAVERWKAEIHQMITANMHAAMSQADGYVERLEQETLELQRRDAELRQILETEDNIHFLQNFPTLCVAPEAMVPKVLINPQFSFSEMSKTASEMKEHLDDICKNELSKISKTVSETTVYILLPRNGDKRLKLPNRVNFEEPKTRSDFLRYSCKMSFDANTAYKELVLSDGNQRVTRKKAVQFYPDHPERFDSFSQVLCKEPLTGFRFYWEAEWRGEFSLGVAYKSISRKGKNSHSLLGYNNKSWSLLCSDSGYSAWHNKADRDLADAPRASRIGVYLDYAGNTVAFYSVSETMALIHSFKAQFSEPLYAGFGVGSSVTLCQLKHSPTPY, from the exons ATGGCTGAGTCGAGTTTCCCTTTACCTCCAGACACCCTCTGCCCTCTTTGTGTGGATCCACAGAGAGACCCAGTCACCATCCCATGTGGTGACACTTACTGCTTGGAGTGCATCAAGATCTACTGGGATCAGTTTGACCACATGGGGGTGTACAGCTGCCCCCAGTGCAGAGCAACCTTCACGCCGAGGCCCGTGCTGAGACGTAATCTACCGGACGTCTACCACGAGCCCCGCCACCAGCTTCCAGAGCTTACTCCTTTCCCCTACATGCACCGAGAGTCCTTCTGTGATTTCTGCGTGGGTCGTCGCAACAAGGCAGTCAAGTCATGCCTTATGTGCCTGGCTTACTACTGTGAAACGCACGTGAAGCCGCATTATGAGTCGTCCACCTTCAAGCGACACAAGCTGGTGGATGAAACCGGCCACTTGGACAGGAAGATCTGCCCACAGCATGAAAAGGGCCTGGAGCTGTTCTGCCGCTCCGACCagatgtgtatatgtgtgttgtGTACTGTTCGAGAGCACCGCAGCCACAACATCACCTCTGCAGAGGAGGAACGCATTGAGAAACAG AAAGTGCTGGTGGTGACACAGTCTGAAGTCCAGCACATAATTCAGGAGAGGATGAAAGAGCTGCAGGAGCTCAAGCATAATGTTGATGTTCTCAAA AGCTGTGCCCAGCGGGCACAAGCCGAGAGTAATAAGACATTCCATGAGATGCTACAGGCGGTGGAGCGCTGGAAGGCTGAAATCCATCAGATGATAACAGCCAATATGCATGCGGCCATGTCCCAAGCTGACGGCTACGTGGAGCGTCTGGAACAGGAGACACTTGAGCTTCAGCGAAGAGATGCAGAGCTGAGGCAAATTCTTGAAACAGAAGACAACATTCACTTTCTGCAG AATTTTCCAACCCTGTGTGTTGCTCCGGAAGCCATGGTGCCCAAGGTGCTCATAAACCCTCAGTTCTCCTTCAGTGAGATGAGCAAAACAGCCTCAGAAATGAAGGAACATCTGGATGATATCTGTAAAAATGAACTCAGTAAAATCTCCAAGACAG TCAGTGAAACAACTGTGTACATCCTTTTGCCAAGAAATGGAGACAAGAGACTCAAAC TTCCAAACAGAGTGAATTTCGAGGAGCCAAAAACAAGATCAGACTTCTTAAGAT ACTCCTGTAAGATGTCCTTCGATGCAAATACAGCCTATAAGGAGCTGGTCCTCTCAGATGGGAACCAGAGGGTCACCAGGAAGAAAGCAGTCCAGTTTTATCCTGATCATCCAGAGCGCTTCGACAGCTTTTCCCAAGTCCTGTGCAAGGAGCCGCTTACTGGTTTCAGATTTTACTGGGAAGCCGAGTGGCGTGGCGAGTTTTCCCTTGGAGTTGCCTATAAAAGCATCAGTCGCAAGGGGAAGAACTCACACAGTCTGCTGGGCTACAACAACAAGTCTTGGAGTCTGCTCTGCTCCGACTCGGGATATTCCGCCTGGCACAACAAAGCAGACCGCGACCTTGCGGATGCTCCCCGGGCGTCACGAATTGGCGTGTACCTGGACTATGCTGGCAACACTGTGGCGTTTTATTCCGTCTCAGAAACAATGGCGCTCATCCATAGCTTCAAAGCTCAGTTCAGTGAGCCTTTGTATGCAGGCTTTGGTGTGGGCTCCTCAGTTACTctttgtcaactcaaacacaGTCCTACACCTTACTAA
- the ftr84 gene encoding E3 ubiquitin-protein ligase TRIM11 isoform X2: MAESSFPLPPDTLCPLCVDPQRDPVTIPCGDTYCLECIKIYWDQFDHMGVYSCPQCRATFTPRPVLRRNLPDVYHEPRHQLPELTPFPYMHRESFCDFCVGRRNKAVKSCLMCLAYYCETHVKPHYESSTFKRHKLVDETGHLDRKICPQHEKGLELFCRSDQMCICVLCTVREHRSHNITSAEEERIEKQNFPTLCVAPEAMVPKVLINPQFSFSEMSKTASEMKEHLDDICKNELSKISKTVSETTVYILLPRNGDKRLKLPNRVNFEEPKTRSDFLRYSCKMSFDANTAYKELVLSDGNQRVTRKKAVQFYPDHPERFDSFSQVLCKEPLTGFRFYWEAEWRGEFSLGVAYKSISRKGKNSHSLLGYNNKSWSLLCSDSGYSAWHNKADRDLADAPRASRIGVYLDYAGNTVAFYSVSETMALIHSFKAQFSEPLYAGFGVGSSVTLCQLKHSPTPY, translated from the exons ATGGCTGAGTCGAGTTTCCCTTTACCTCCAGACACCCTCTGCCCTCTTTGTGTGGATCCACAGAGAGACCCAGTCACCATCCCATGTGGTGACACTTACTGCTTGGAGTGCATCAAGATCTACTGGGATCAGTTTGACCACATGGGGGTGTACAGCTGCCCCCAGTGCAGAGCAACCTTCACGCCGAGGCCCGTGCTGAGACGTAATCTACCGGACGTCTACCACGAGCCCCGCCACCAGCTTCCAGAGCTTACTCCTTTCCCCTACATGCACCGAGAGTCCTTCTGTGATTTCTGCGTGGGTCGTCGCAACAAGGCAGTCAAGTCATGCCTTATGTGCCTGGCTTACTACTGTGAAACGCACGTGAAGCCGCATTATGAGTCGTCCACCTTCAAGCGACACAAGCTGGTGGATGAAACCGGCCACTTGGACAGGAAGATCTGCCCACAGCATGAAAAGGGCCTGGAGCTGTTCTGCCGCTCCGACCagatgtgtatatgtgtgttgtGTACTGTTCGAGAGCACCGCAGCCACAACATCACCTCTGCAGAGGAGGAACGCATTGAGAAACAG AATTTTCCAACCCTGTGTGTTGCTCCGGAAGCCATGGTGCCCAAGGTGCTCATAAACCCTCAGTTCTCCTTCAGTGAGATGAGCAAAACAGCCTCAGAAATGAAGGAACATCTGGATGATATCTGTAAAAATGAACTCAGTAAAATCTCCAAGACAG TCAGTGAAACAACTGTGTACATCCTTTTGCCAAGAAATGGAGACAAGAGACTCAAAC TTCCAAACAGAGTGAATTTCGAGGAGCCAAAAACAAGATCAGACTTCTTAAGAT ACTCCTGTAAGATGTCCTTCGATGCAAATACAGCCTATAAGGAGCTGGTCCTCTCAGATGGGAACCAGAGGGTCACCAGGAAGAAAGCAGTCCAGTTTTATCCTGATCATCCAGAGCGCTTCGACAGCTTTTCCCAAGTCCTGTGCAAGGAGCCGCTTACTGGTTTCAGATTTTACTGGGAAGCCGAGTGGCGTGGCGAGTTTTCCCTTGGAGTTGCCTATAAAAGCATCAGTCGCAAGGGGAAGAACTCACACAGTCTGCTGGGCTACAACAACAAGTCTTGGAGTCTGCTCTGCTCCGACTCGGGATATTCCGCCTGGCACAACAAAGCAGACCGCGACCTTGCGGATGCTCCCCGGGCGTCACGAATTGGCGTGTACCTGGACTATGCTGGCAACACTGTGGCGTTTTATTCCGTCTCAGAAACAATGGCGCTCATCCATAGCTTCAAAGCTCAGTTCAGTGAGCCTTTGTATGCAGGCTTTGGTGTGGGCTCCTCAGTTACTctttgtcaactcaaacacaGTCCTACACCTTACTAA